One stretch of Acanthochromis polyacanthus isolate Apoly-LR-REF ecotype Palm Island chromosome 16, KAUST_Apoly_ChrSc, whole genome shotgun sequence DNA includes these proteins:
- the fam89a gene encoding sprT-like domain-containing protein Spartan — MNGKSTNGTLGGMACIEGLPPLPKSLSGLLNSSGGSWREMERMYVKKTMIQDDLSRGRNNADNLLANKPANLDAALALLRKEMVGLRQQDMSLLCQLWSLHESIQEYKGSCQDLSAASSLSMMENGYFDEDDEYYPEPGATPTGEQPDGEVGDSTATMASAKNGSSSGKDDSWDSFHVTI; from the exons ATGAATGGTAAGTCCACGAACGGCACGCTGGGAGGAATGGCCTGCATCGAGGGTCTTCCCCCGCTGCCGAAGAGCCTGAGCGGGCTGCTGAACTCAAGCGGCGGCTCCTGGAGAGAAATGGAGAGGATGTACGTGAAGAAAACCATGATCCAGGACGACCTGAGCCGAGGCAGGAACAACGCCGACAACCTGCTGGCCAACAAGCCGGCCAACCTGGACGCCGCTCTGGCTCTGCTGCGGAAAGAGATG GTGGGTCTACGTCAGCAGGACATGTCTCTGTTGTGCCAGCTGTGGTCGCTCCACGAGTCCATCCAGGAGTACAAGGGGAGCTGCCAGGACCTGAGCGCCGCCTCCAGCCTCAGCATGATGGAGAATGGCTACTTTGATGAGGATGACGAGTATTACCCGGAGCCCGGTGCCACTCCCACTGGAGAACAGCCGGATGGAGAAGTTGGAGACAGCACGGCAACAATGGCGTCAGCCAAGAACGGGAGCAGCAGTGGCAAAGATGACAGCTGGGACTCTTTTCACGTCACTATCTGA